From a region of the Lactuca sativa cultivar Salinas chromosome 4, Lsat_Salinas_v11, whole genome shotgun sequence genome:
- the LOC111910623 gene encoding uncharacterized protein LOC111910623: protein MTLLKLDKRFWCTYFPTTLDGNVGMWFKMVRLGSIYNFGQLKYLFLTNFMQLRKYKGDSHSIIGCKQREGESIREYFTRFTNATLDTSGHEEGLIVGDFTWGLLPGPLSQKLIGKNPPTRAKLKERVERYLRQKEGEVAKQAYLNAITVKRYNPTHVETSGGGGKQTLQEREETDGSL from the coding sequence ATGACGTTATTAAAGCTGGACAAGCGTTTCTGGTGCACATATTTCCCGACCACCCTCGATGGAAATGTAGGCATGTGGTTCAAGATGGTGCGACTAGGTAGCATTTACAACTTTGGCCAACTCAAGTATCTGTTCCTCACAAACTTCATGCAACTACGAAAGTACAAAGGCGATTCCCACTCCATCATCGGATGTAAGCAAAGGGAAGGGGAAAGCATAAGAGAATACTTCACACGGTTTACAAACGCCACATTAGACACATCGGGTCATGAAGAGGGCCTTATAGTAGGAGATTTCACATGGGGACTCCTACCAGGTCCTTTGTCACAGAAACTCATAGGCAAAAATCCACCGACAAGAGCCAAGTTAAAGGAAAGGGTGGAAAGATATCTAAGACAAAAGGAAGGTGAGGTAGCGAAACAAGCATATTTAAACGCTATAACAGTCAAGCGCTATAACCCAACCCACGTAGAAacgtcgggggggggggggaagcagACACTCCAGGAGAGGGAAGAGACCGATGGGTCGCTTTAG